A DNA window from Brenneria izadpanahii contains the following coding sequences:
- a CDS encoding GntR family transcriptional regulator: MDNSFQINNNEPVNQQIYRVLRRDIVECNIPPGKLLSEKEISTRFAVSRQPVREAFIKLAESGLVQILPQRGTFVMKISEQRVADARFIRQALECAIVRRAAGMVTDEQLLSLEHNLRRQELAAQNEQIREFLNLDDSFHQFLTQIAKCPLAWETIESIKATMDRVRFLSLGQVSPPQSLIQQHYLIFDGLKKRDPDAAEKALRDHLQEMIYSITPIAEQNSDWFERT; encoded by the coding sequence ATGGATAACTCTTTTCAAATCAATAACAATGAGCCTGTAAATCAACAAATTTATCGCGTACTGCGAAGAGATATCGTGGAATGCAATATTCCGCCGGGTAAGCTGCTGTCTGAAAAAGAGATATCAACGCGTTTCGCGGTGTCTCGCCAGCCAGTCAGAGAGGCGTTTATCAAGCTGGCTGAATCCGGGCTGGTGCAGATACTGCCGCAGCGCGGCACCTTTGTGATGAAGATTTCCGAACAGCGGGTGGCGGATGCCCGCTTTATCCGCCAGGCGCTGGAGTGTGCGATTGTCCGCCGCGCCGCCGGGATGGTAACCGATGAGCAATTGCTGTCGCTGGAACATAACCTGCGCCGTCAGGAACTGGCTGCGCAGAATGAACAGATCCGCGAGTTTCTCAACCTTGATGACAGCTTCCATCAGTTTTTGACCCAGATTGCAAAGTGTCCTCTGGCCTGGGAAACCATTGAATCGATTAAAGCGACCATGGACAGGGTGCGTTTCCTCAGCCTGGGCCAGGTTTCCCCGCCGCAGAGTCTGATTCAGCAGCACTATCTTATTTTTGACGGATTGAAAAAACGCGATCCCGATGCGGCTGAAAAGGCGCTGCGCGATCACTTACAGGAAATGATTTATTCGATTACCCCGATCGCGGAACAAAACAGCGATTGGTTTGAACGAACCTGA
- a CDS encoding esterase-like activity of phytase family protein, whose protein sequence is MKHNVLPLLLAGLVPLNALADGEKVTRYIVTFPAGERIAYQGRFAGNFPNGLPIGIGSGLHFAGKQGDDLLFTTLTDRGPNADAPLAGNKEAKIFATPDYTPLIMDIKVSAKAALAINPRPLHDEQGAVNGLPLPGDLIGATNEAALNDALLPLNTSTRGLDTEGITPDGKGGFWLCDEYGPFLIHIDAQGKILEKFGPTPAGDEQSVASGLPNIIKWRQPNRGFEGLTRLPNGTLVMALQSTLDINEKSKNKALFTRLVMFNPATGASRMVGYPINIDSYKKAKDAKIGDITALDNQRILLVEQGEDKDKRLQNRIYLVDLSYATDLTPFDADGKSPEFDDRERLEKRGIRLAQKQELVDLRKLGWRQEKVEGLTIVDRQTLAVINDNDFGLRSVLKSPVKAKDKADDYQVSKDGKLTRDGKATDTTLEIVPLQKPESDNELWLIKLDRPLP, encoded by the coding sequence ATGAAACACAATGTATTACCGCTATTGCTAGCCGGCCTTGTTCCGTTAAACGCCCTGGCCGATGGCGAAAAAGTCACCCGCTATATCGTTACTTTTCCCGCCGGAGAGCGAATCGCTTATCAGGGCAGATTCGCCGGCAATTTTCCCAACGGTTTGCCGATAGGGATTGGCTCCGGCCTCCATTTTGCGGGTAAACAGGGCGACGACCTGCTGTTTACCACGCTGACCGATCGCGGTCCCAACGCCGATGCGCCGCTGGCGGGGAATAAAGAAGCCAAGATCTTCGCCACCCCGGATTACACCCCGTTGATTATGGATATCAAAGTGAGCGCCAAAGCAGCGCTGGCGATCAACCCTCGTCCCTTGCATGACGAGCAAGGGGCGGTAAATGGCCTGCCGTTGCCGGGCGATTTAATCGGCGCCACCAACGAAGCGGCGTTGAATGATGCACTGCTTCCCCTAAACACCAGTACACGCGGCCTGGATACCGAAGGGATCACGCCGGACGGCAAAGGCGGTTTCTGGCTGTGCGATGAATACGGTCCGTTCCTGATCCATATTGATGCGCAAGGGAAAATCCTGGAAAAATTCGGCCCGACGCCGGCCGGTGACGAGCAGTCCGTCGCCAGCGGACTGCCCAATATCATCAAATGGCGTCAGCCCAACCGTGGCTTCGAGGGATTGACCCGGCTACCGAACGGCACCCTGGTGATGGCGCTGCAAAGCACGCTGGATATTAATGAAAAAAGTAAGAACAAGGCGCTATTCACCCGGCTGGTGATGTTCAACCCGGCAACCGGCGCCAGCCGAATGGTGGGCTATCCCATCAATATCGACAGCTATAAGAAAGCCAAAGATGCCAAAATCGGCGATATCACCGCGTTAGATAACCAACGCATCTTGCTGGTGGAACAGGGCGAAGATAAAGATAAGCGGCTACAAAACCGCATTTATCTGGTGGACTTAAGCTACGCCACCGATCTGACGCCGTTTGACGCTGACGGCAAATCGCCGGAATTTGACGACCGCGAACGGTTGGAAAAACGCGGCATTCGTCTGGCGCAAAAACAGGAGTTGGTCGATCTGCGGAAACTGGGTTGGCGGCAGGAGAAAGTTGAAGGTCTGACCATTGTCGATAGACAAACGCTGGCCGTCATCAACGATAACGACTTCGGCCTGCGTTCCGTCCTGAAATCCCCGGTGAAAGCAAAAGACAAGGCCGATGATTACCAGGTCAGCAAGGACGGCAAACTGACGCGGGATGGGAAAGCCACCGATACCACGCTGGAAATCGTACCGTTGCAAAAGCCGGAGTCCGATAACGAGCTGTGGCTGATTAAACTGGATCGCCCTTTGCCGTAA
- a CDS encoding mannitol dehydrogenase family protein has translation MKITEFSLLKPQVIVPKYNRSALKTRIAHIGFGAFHRAHQAVCADKLASEHNSDWGYCEINLVGGEQQINDIRQQDLLWSVSEMADTGWQSRIVGVATSALHAEIDGIDAVLEALSAPDIAIVSITVTEKGYCHHPATGRLNTEHPLISHDLSSPDQPRSLPGVILAAIKRRRERQLRPFSVMSCDNMPENGHVTRNVIVQLAEQQDIELARWIERNITFPSTMVDRIVPAITPETLETIHNQLGVVDPAGVACEPFFQWVIEDNFVNDRPEWEKAGAELVQDVLPFEEMKLRMLNGSHSFLAYLGYLSGYQYISECMQDGDLVAAAHRLMLQEQAPTLSVQGVDLAAYADALLARYRNRALKHRTWQIAMDGSQKLPQRMLDSIRWHLAHDSRFDMLALGVAGWMRYVGGVDEQGQPIEISDPLQAVLAETVQRSREGKERVTALLSLDAVFGQDLSHNQTFVQTVTQFYLALVEKGAKATLKTLVR, from the coding sequence ATGAAAATCACTGAATTTAGCCTGCTGAAACCACAGGTGATCGTTCCAAAATATAATCGCAGCGCCCTGAAGACGCGTATCGCCCATATCGGTTTTGGCGCGTTTCACCGGGCTCATCAGGCGGTTTGCGCCGATAAGCTGGCATCTGAACACAATAGCGACTGGGGATATTGCGAGATCAATCTGGTTGGCGGCGAGCAGCAAATCAACGATATTCGTCAGCAGGATTTACTCTGGTCGGTATCGGAAATGGCCGATACCGGATGGCAGAGCCGAATTGTGGGAGTGGCGACATCGGCGCTGCACGCCGAAATTGACGGTATTGATGCGGTATTGGAAGCGCTGAGCGCGCCGGATATTGCCATCGTGTCAATTACCGTGACTGAAAAGGGCTATTGCCATCATCCGGCGACCGGCCGGTTAAATACCGAACATCCGCTGATTAGTCATGACTTATCGTCGCCCGACCAGCCGCGCTCCCTGCCCGGCGTGATTCTGGCTGCCATTAAGCGCAGACGGGAACGTCAGTTGCGTCCATTCAGCGTGATGTCCTGCGACAATATGCCGGAAAATGGCCACGTTACCCGCAATGTGATTGTGCAATTGGCTGAGCAGCAGGATATCGAGTTGGCGCGATGGATTGAGCGGAACATCACTTTTCCTTCCACGATGGTCGATAGGATCGTTCCGGCGATCACGCCGGAGACGCTGGAAACTATTCATAACCAATTGGGCGTCGTCGATCCGGCCGGCGTTGCCTGTGAGCCGTTTTTTCAATGGGTTATCGAAGATAACTTTGTGAATGATCGTCCTGAGTGGGAAAAAGCCGGGGCCGAATTGGTACAGGATGTGCTGCCGTTTGAAGAAATGAAGCTGAGAATGCTCAATGGCAGCCACTCGTTCCTGGCCTATTTGGGTTACCTGTCCGGCTACCAATACATTAGCGAATGTATGCAAGATGGCGATCTTGTGGCGGCGGCGCACCGCTTAATGCTGCAAGAGCAGGCGCCCACGCTGAGCGTTCAGGGCGTTGATCTCGCCGCCTATGCGGATGCGTTGCTGGCGCGCTATCGTAACCGGGCCTTAAAACACCGTACCTGGCAGATAGCGATGGACGGTTCGCAGAAATTGCCGCAGCGCATGCTGGATTCCATTCGCTGGCATCTGGCTCATGACAGCCGCTTTGACATGCTGGCGTTAGGCGTCGCGGGCTGGATGCGTTATGTCGGCGGGGTTGATGAACAAGGGCAACCCATTGAAATCAGCGATCCGTTGCAGGCGGTGCTAGCCGAAACGGTACAACGAAGCCGTGAAGGGAAAGAGCGAGTGACGGCATTACTCTCTTTGGATGCCGTTTTTGGTCAGGACTTATCCCACAATCAAACCTTCGTGCAAACGGTAACGCAGTTTTATCTGGCGTTGGTGGAAAAAGGCGCCAAAGCAACGTTAAAAACGTTAGTCCGCTAA
- a CDS encoding putative selenium delivery protein YdfZ, translating into MQSDSRLVGTIAAIHTENLKREEVRRSKCVELRGVKGLFAPQELMCLSRA; encoded by the coding sequence ATGCAAAGCGATTCTCGCCTGGTCGGAACCATTGCGGCTATTCATACCGAAAATCTAAAACGTGAAGAAGTCCGTCGTTCAAAATGCGTCGAGCTGCGAGGCGTTAAAGGGCTATTTGCCCCTCAAGAACTAATGTGTCTTAGCCGTGCCTGA